One Mugil cephalus isolate CIBA_MC_2020 chromosome 8, CIBA_Mcephalus_1.1, whole genome shotgun sequence genomic window carries:
- the si:dkey-40c11.2 gene encoding LOW QUALITY PROTEIN: drebrin (The sequence of the model RefSeq protein was modified relative to this genomic sequence to represent the inferred CDS: deleted 1 base in 1 codon): MCTQSVNLDTYSLSLLTAKEDILNPRSSTNWALFAYDGVTNKLKLADSGAGGVAELAGKFHISKPQYGLCKVGSVETGAPRIAMISWVGPNVDDYRRTECASHIPAIKNFFKEAHAFIKAEKVEDVSEDKIRAEISKAQAQTPTQWVRRSSRSADKEELVGTNYRKTNAAMEMRLINRDSFWARAEREEEQRKEEERRRASEERRRLERERVLKERRDAEERDRKMNEKLKMIEEQRRKQAEKEEELRRKEKLKWEVQQREHEEDMRARLRRSESIEKAAEAAALVSQRSMNPREFFRQLSSSSSQSPTSPGSSRTGKPLRRYQRSLTDTAFIFSKAEESTASSPRTSPLVSPFSRASPSPVYRATSPPTSPGFYPVSSPQRPRAPMSPPTSPLRPAPPVLPLPSVPQLHNHDQSVFEPKATSPTEPSAPPASPTLFASLSSSLAKDDPSQTHSDVPPVSLTSKTQPRHTDFFFEPGFPLQAPRAPLPQNPHSNTDLTAASHVHTELVSDTGYKVQAVLVEEDEEEDVEEHAKDEPETLPEPHAPLAELAEAEKEEEEEQDEEEEEHEEVKEEVVERGGGGGIYEKDDNKEEVKDGWVENKEEEKVKDGFIENKEEEVKDGWFENKDEEEEEVKEEDDEKEEKRDEGMVEHEKWDNEGEVKEEEEEHEEEVAEEEVEGLKQETEPAFLEEQVEMTHVEEEAKEDDEENNQSEESQPPAVSEEFLEEQEITDTKPICQEIKHETVIPSTNGITNGDAEKLNGIGRSLSPSDTECSSSELTMCYDLHGTGEEDDIVEDEEQEVSENGEDEEDLAEQQMCVRALYDYQAGDESEISFEPGDIIRDVETVDKAWWRGRSKDGRQGLFPANYVETM; encoded by the exons ATGTGCACGCAATCGGTCAACCTTGATACCTACAGCCTGTCGCTGCTCACGGCCAAAGAGGACATCCTCAACCCCCGTTCTTCCACCAACTG GGCACTATTTGCATATGATGGAGTGACCAACAAGCTCAAACTGGCTGACTCGGGAG CGGGGGGTGTGGCGGAGCTGGCGGGGAAGTTCCATATCTCCAAGCCTCAGTATGGACTGTGCAAAGTGGGAAGTGTTGAGACAGGAGCCCCTCGGATTGCCATGATCAGCTGG GTCGGCCCAAATGTGGATGACTACCGCAGGACAGAATGTGCCAGCCACATTCCAGCCATCAAGAACTTCTTTAAG GAAGCGCATGCCTTCATTAAAGCAGAAAAAGTTGAAGATGTGTCAGAGGATAAGATAAGAGCTGAGATCAGCAAGGCCCAGGCCCAAACTCCTACGCAATGGGTGAGAAGAAGCTCCAGGTCCGCAGACAAGGAGGAACTAGTG GGTACAAAttatagaaaaacaaatgctgctaTGGAGATGAGACTAATAAACAGAGACTCCTTCTGGGCACGTGCAGAG CGcgaagaagaacagaggaaagaagaggagaggagaagagcgtcagaggagaggaggcgccTTGAAAGAGAAAGAGTTCTGAAGGAACGACGGGATGCAGAGGAGAGGGACCGAAAAATGAACGAGAAACTAAAGATGATTGAGGAGCAGAG GAGAAAACAGgcggagaaggaagaggagcttCGCAGgaaggagaaattaaaatgg GAGGTGCAGCAGAGGGAGCACGAGGAAGACATGAGGGCTCGTCTCAGAAGGAGTGAGTCCATAGAGAAAGCAGCA GAGGCAGCGGCATTAGTGTCCCAACGCTCCATGAACCCCAGAGAGTTTTTCAGGCAGCTGTCGTCATCATCGTCACAAAGTCCTACTAGCCCTGGATCCTCTCGCACTG GCAAACCCCTCAGACGGTACCAGCGCAGCCTGACAGATACAGCCTTCATCTTTTCCAAGGCGGAAGAGAGCACGGCGTCCTCCCCTCGCACTTCTCCCCTCGTCTCCCCTTTCTCCCGGGCTTCTCCCTCCCCGGTTTACCGCGCCACGTCTCCACCCACGAGCCCCGGTTTCTACCCCGTTAGCTCTCCGCAAAGGCCCAGGGCCCCCATGTCGCCGCCCACCTCGCCTCTCCGCCCTGCCCCCCCGGTTTTGCCTCTGCCCAGCGTTCCACAACTCCACAACCACGATCAGTCTGTTTTCGAGCCCAAAGCAACATCGCCCACAGAGCCTTCCGCGCCTCCGGCCTCCCCTACTTTGTTCGCGTCTTTGTCCTCGAGTTTAGCAAAAGACGACCCCTCTCAGACGCATTCAGACGTCCCGCCTGTCTCACTCACAAGTAAAACCCAACCCAGGCATACAGATTTTTTCTTTGAGCCTGGTTTCCCTCTACAGGCTCCAAGAGCTCCTCTTCCCCAGAATCCACATTCAAACACAG ACCTCACCGCAGCCAGTCATGTGCACACTGAGCTGGTCTCAGACACTGGCTACAAAGTACAGGCTGTACTGgtggaagaagatgaggaagaggacgtGGAGGAGCACGCAAAAGATGAGCCTGAAACACTACCGGAGCCTCACGCTCCTCTTGCAGAACTAGCCGAGgctgagaaagaagaggaggaggaacaagatgaggaagaagaggaacacgaggaggtgaaggaggaggtggtggaaagaggaggaggaggagga atttatGAGAAGGACGACAACAAGGAGGAAGTGAAGGATGGATGGGTtgagaacaaagaggaggagaaggttaAGGATGGATTTATtgagaacaaagaggaggaggtgaaggatgGATGGTTTGAGAacaaagatgaggaggaagaggaggtgaaggaggaggacgatgagaaggaggagaagagggacgAGGGGATGGTGGAGCATGAGAAATGGGACAATGAGGGTGAGgttaaggaggaggaggaggaacatgaggaggaggtggcggaagaggaggtggaaggactgaaacaggaaacagagccCGCATTTttggaggagcaggtggagatGACTCACGTTGAAGAGGAGGCAAAGGAAGACGATGAGGAGAATAACCAGTCAGAAGAAAGTCAGCCACCTGCTGTCTCTGAAGAGTTCTTAGAGGAGCAAGAAATCACAG ataCCAAACCAATTTGTCAAGAAATCAAACACGAGACTGTAATCCCATCCACCAATGGGATCACAAATGGGGACGCAGAGAAGCTGAATGGCATAG GGCGGTCGCTGAGTCCATCCGACACAGAATGCAGCTCGTCGGAGCTGACCATGTGCTACGATCTTCACGGTACTGGAGAGGAGGATGACATCGTTGAGGACGAGGAACAGGAGGTCTCAGAAAacggagaagatgaagag GATTTAGCCGAGCAACAAATGTGCGTCCGGGCCTTGTATGACTACCAGGCAG GGGACGAATCCGAGATCTCCTTCGAACCAGGTGACATCATCAGGGACGTGGAGACGGTGGACAAAGCctggtggagggggaggagcaaAGATGGCCGTCAAGGCTTATTCCCCGCCAATTATGTGGAGACCATGTAG